Part of the Sylvia atricapilla isolate bSylAtr1 chromosome 1, bSylAtr1.pri, whole genome shotgun sequence genome, caatattattatcaaaatattcatttaatgGCTTTACTTCATACATAAATACATGTTTAGATAACACAGGAGCGGTGATTGTTCAGTCAGTTTGGAAAtgacttttgtttttgtttagattttgttgttgttgttgggtttatctctctctctctctctctttctctctctctctctctctctctctctctcttagGACTTTGTATACACAGGAGTGGCTGGTTACTCACATCGCTACAAATACGCTACTCGGCGTCCTTTGTTTTTAACTCTTTGTTTATACCTTTTCCCCAGGACGGCTGCTAAGTATTTCTTGACAGCCATTTGTTTCCGGTAGCGGCTGTAGCTGTCCGTGAAGATGCCGTCTATGTGCCGCTTGGTCAGCGGTTCCGCATCGTCCCCCAGGCCGCCGCTGGCACCGCTGCAAGCACCGAGAAGCACAAGCTGCATCAGGCGGGGCCGCTCCGCCCCTCTCCGCGCCCCTCCGCACCGCCCCTGCCCTGCGcagccccgctgcccccggcgcAACACGTTGCGCTGAAGATGCGCGGGGAGACAAAGGCCGCGCCGAAACCCGGTGCCGACGCTGTGCGCGCAAGTGGCGGCGGCGGGAGAGACAATATCTCCTCGCCATGAATTATTCATTGCGGCCGCGaaagctgctctccctggggctTCATTAACGTGTTACCTTCTGCCGAAGGGGCAGCGGGTGGCACCGGGCTCGCCCCTGCCCCGCCGGCGGCGGGGAGCCCCTCCCGGCGGCTGGGGGAGCGCAGGGCTGCAACCGAGCCTCCACCGCTGCAGCTGAGCCCTCGATCATCGCTCTCCATAAGCTGCTCCCCCCAGCAAACCGTAAGGGCTGACCAACTTGCCAATTTTAAATCGGTTGATCATAAAAATTTATAGAGACATACAGGTAGATAGATAGacatagatatagatatagatgtaGATAGAGATAaagatagagatagagatagatagatagatagatagatagatagatagatagatacacATGCATGTGTctgtctatatatatatgtatgaatACATATATATCTTTATGCCCGAGAGTAGTAACCCAAACAAACCTCCGCGAACACCCGCGCTGACAGCCAGCCTCACGCTGCGCCGGGAGCGGCCAGGGGCGGACGATGCCTGGGGGAGCCGGACTCCACCAGACTCATCGCGGGCGCAACACATTCCCGACCCTGGCCGGGCAGCTTTGTTCCCCCCAGCCGCAGCCCTTCCAGCGCCTCCTGCACCACCAACGCCCACCGCGGAAAAGAACAACCAGAGAGCCTTACCCGACCCGCTTGGCCATCAGGGAGTGCAGATATTTCCTGGCAGATAACTGGCCCAGGAGTTTCCTGTAGGCTTTGTTGAAGATCCCATCGGCGTGCCTGGGCAGAAGGAAGAGCCCGCGGGTGAGCGGCGAGGCCCGCGAGCCGGCTGCGGAGGGTTGCGGGAGCCCGGGCGCTAGCGGTGAGCATCCCTCTCCGCCGGCGACCGGAGGGCGGCatctccccgtgtcccccgggACCCCTCGTCCCCACCCAGATCCCTCCCCGCCGCCCTCTCTCGGTTCCGCGCCGGCTGGGCATTTCTGCTCCGTTTGCGGGAGCATCGCTGGCCCTCCTCGGCGCGGGCGGATCCCCCGCTCCCTCCCCCGCGCTGCTGGAGGTAAGGCggcttttccatttcttctgaGCTTCACACTGGGCACCGGGACCGGGGCAACATTGTCGTTTGTTTGGGTTcgggatttttattttgatgttgTTGCTGTTTGCTTGTTAGGTATCATTACTATTTTTCCCCCAATCGGTTCTGCCAGCCCCGTTTTACTCCCTACTCCAAATTCACGCCTGACACCCCCGCGAGCTGCAGTCACCTCTTTTCCGGTGGGTAATACAAGGTGTACATCTCGCCGATCATGGAGGACGGATTCGCTATACCGAGGGGCTCGTGGTCGTAGGCGAAGTCCTGCAGCGTGTTCCCGTCCTCGTCGTAGACTTCATCCTCCAGCCTGGCAACGAGAGCAGCAAGGAGAAGGAGTCAGCCGGGCTCCGTGGGGCGCTCCGCTCCCCTCCCCGCTGCCGGCTTCCGGCTGCCTCGGTGGCCACCCCTCGGCGGAGCCGACCCGGGAGTCCCGGGAGCCCCGTCCGActgccccatcccctccctgcaccCGCCCGCTCCCCATCCCCGCCCTCTCCTCTGCGGGGCAGGACCACGGAGGAGGAACACACCCGCCGTCAGACGTGCTCCGAGAAACCCCCCAAACATGCTccccctccccccgccccccgcggcCCACGCCCCGGCCCGAGAAACATCTCCTCTCTGCCACAGCCGCGGCTGGCGCTTCCCAGGAGGAGCGCACGCCCAGCGCGCAGGCGGCCGCGCACACACGCGTTcgtgtgccaggggctgggctggagccgAGCAGCCTCCGCGGCGGAGACGGGGCGGTGAGCggcagccccgccgccggggccggggacCGCGCCCCGCTCctccccgccgcgcccgccgggACGGGGGGGCTTCGCCTGTTGTTTTTCGTTGAACGGTGCCTCTGCCCTTTGAGATCTCGCCAGTTTTGTGTGTGTCCCAACCCCCCCAGCCCCCGctctctgcctccctctctGCAGTACGATGTAGGTCATTGCACGTTACAGGCAGCTATTTTTGTCTGCGAGCTTTAGCGGAGGTATTAATAATAGATGCCGCTAAAGTGTTTCACTCCTGCTAATTCAGGCGTCTGAATGAAGAAAGCCGGCTTGCTGCCGGCTAATGGCCCCTTAGGCCACCGAGCCCGCTGCCCTCTAGCCGCACTGCCCAGGAAGATGACGGGGGCTGCTCCGAGCCAGCTCCGACGGGCTCCTGGTTACTGCAAGGACACACCTCGGAGCCCGAAAAAGGACACCCACCTCGGACGAACTTGCGTTCCCGGCATCACCCACCCCCACCTTCATCTCCGCTCCCCGCACGGCAGTGACCCCCGCAGGGCACACCGGAACAGAGCCAAGCGCCGGTGGGGCAGGACGACAGCACCGAGCCCAAAACTCCCTCCAAGCCAAGCAGCACCGGTCGCCCGAGCAGGCGACAAGCAGGGTGAGAACAGGCTGCCATCAGCCGTCCCGGACCAGgtgccctgagcccccagccGCAGACCAGCGTAGGAAACTCCCTTGTGCTGTTGCCTCTGGGTGTCCTCTACTCCTGCCCCAAACACAGAGGGATTCAGACGCCCACGGCTCCCAGCTGGAAAGGGACAGCACAGGCATCAGCCTGCGCTGGAGCCCAGCAAGACAACTCCgaacacagaaaaccaaacaacctTGTGTGTGCCAGTCCCTTTCCCTCCTGAGAAAGGCTGTCATACACAGACTGGTAAACGAGGGAAGACACTCCACCAGCTCCAGTGCCGCTACACGAACCATGACAGCTCCCACATACTTGCAGACAGCGGCGCACCCGTCCCCGCGCCCCGCTGCCCCCGAGCCGGACACGCGATGCTCGGCGCTCACCCTGGGCCAGCTGCGGGCAACCTGAGGCTGCCAAGGGCCCCGCAGGACGGGGGCCAAACGGGAGAGGAGCTTTTGGGCCCGGTCGACATGCAGCCGGGACCTCGGCCCGCTCTCGCCGACACGCAGGAGAGCAGGTCCCCCACTCCTGGGCACTCCACCGGGGACCAGAGGCCATGGGTTACAGTACCGGGGTCCCGAGGAGCCGACCTGGGGGATGCCACGTTGCAGCCAGAGGGGATCCTATGCTGCGGTGGAGGCGGTGGGCACATAGCCCAAGTGGAGGGGATTTCCTTTGGTGACTCTAGTCCACATCCCCTCTCATTTTCCTCCCCGGTAAGATTCTACTGCCCTTAGCTAAGCTAGGGCTGAGGGGGGTTAAAGTGGTCCCGACGGAGGTCCCGGACAGCTGACGGACCTACCTGAGCGCCGGGTATTGAAGTCCGGCAGCAGGTGAGCAGTAGACGCTGCAGTGCATTATTATGCCATAGACCAGGAGTGCTAGGATCGCTTTGCTACACATTGCCACTCTGTGCGAGAGGGAAAGGAAActgctgtcaaaaaaaaaaaaaatacccaccgaaaacaaacaaacaaaaaaaaaattcgcTAACAAAAACCCTGAGAAACCACCCCACGGCTCACCAACCCCCCCGGCCTCGCCTGCCGGAAAATGAGGCAACGCGGCCCCGGGGGACAAGCTTCCTGGGCAGTGGAGTGCCGGCGCTGAGCGGCACGGAGAGGAGCAGAGCGCTGCCTGGCGCAGAGAGctgcggccgccgcccgccccgtcGGTGCCCgtccgcccgcccgcccgccccgggacCGCTGCGGGAAGGCCCGGCGAGCCACCTCGTGTCCTTACCATTAAAGTCTAGACACCCGGCACTGAGAGCGTTTGGCTGCGAAACTAAAACGGCAGGtcttgggggagaaaaaaataaagacccaaaatggggagggggagagatCGAGCTCCCTCCCAAGTTGCGTCCAAAAGGAGTTAAAACCCTCGTGACATCGCCTCTCCGATGGGCGAAGGACCGGCAGGATGCAGAAGATGCAGAAGCGGCAGTAGTTAGTTGTTTGCTGGTTTTAGGGCAATCCagtccaaaaagaaaaagagagacaggaggggaaaaaaaaacaataaaggaaaaaagtttgcAGGTAGCAGCACGGATCTGGAGTGGAGTCTACAAGGGAATGGAGAAAGAGGGATGGAGTGAGATGTCGCCGGAGAACCGAGCgctggggaagagggaagagagcGAGCGAGTCCGAGAGGGAGCGGAGGCGGGAGCCGCGGGCTGGCTGCGTGCGATGTTGTCTTCCCCAGATCTCTCCCCTCACTGAGCGccttcagccttttcttcttctcctgctCGGTGGCTCCAAACTTGACCAGCCTTCCACAGCCTTCCGTCTGATACGCAATTAGCAAGAAAATCTTTGCAAACAACCCGCTTCAGCAAGAGCCCTCTTCGTAAACATTTGCCTGCTTGTTACCTTAGAGGACGGGCAATATTGTTTGTTGCCCCCGTAGTGGTGTCCGGATTTTTATTCATGaatcaaatgccttttttttttttttcctcagtcacGTAATAATCGGGTATCAGAAAAGACGTCACCACCCCAATTCCTCAAGGAACACAGTTCTGTGTCGTCCTCAAAGATGAGCTTATCAGGAGTCATAAAGCTTCTCATAAACACCAACTCAcactttccccccccccccgtcccccctcccaaaaaaaaaaaaatagaaaaagaaaaccaaacaatcaAACAGACACGCAGAAAAACCCCACCGCACAAACGTAAAAGAATGTTCGCCACAGTAAAGTTTTACCTGACgtgggaagggaagaggaggagagcagTTAGGGGTGGGGGTCCCCGGGCTTGTGGGGCTCCCCCAGGGCTTTGCTCCGGGTCTTTCCGCGGGGCCAGCTCACCCCACACgcagcccggggccgccgctggGCGCAGGCCCCCGCGGAGCCGCCAGGCTCCGAGCGCGCAGGCGGAGCAGCCCCGCCGCGGAACCCCCCACTTCCGCGGGGATTTAAGAATATaaatgcctatttttttttttcccagacccctcttttcttttttctcttctcttttaccttttttttttttttttttttttttttttttttttaggattgtTAATATTGTTCCCATTACACAAGGCTCCCCCCGCGGGGAAACCAGCAGCGCCGTGACTACTGTGCGTGTATTGAAGCCGCGGGGCGTAGGGGACAAGCCCCACGGCCGCGCCGCAAGGACGGTCCCACGCTCGGGAGGCTCTGCCCGGGGAGGAGGGGGGCGGCTTTTCCCCCCACTCCCCTAGCCCGACCCTCTCGTCTCTCCGCCTTGTGCGGAGACAGATGTGCGGCTCTCAGCGCttggcagagagggagggaagagcatCATTTccatgagggagaaaaaaaaaaaaaaaaaaaaaaaaaaaaaaaaaaaaaaaaaaaaaaaaaaaaaaaaaaaaagtagttgaTTTGCTGGAGGGACCGGGAAGGAAATCCCGTCTCTGGGGACTTCCCCGCCGCCGGAATAATTTTCCCCCGAAGTGATGCGCCGGGCGCGGGCCATCGGCGGGCTCGCAGCCGCTGCAATTGCTGCTCGTCTCCGCGCTCCCCTCCCTCCGCGACCGAAAATGTGCCCTTCATTTCCGAGAATTACCCAAAGAaatccaggctgcaggagccatTACTAGACATTTTAATTATTGGGATCATAAGCAGAGCGTTCAGGAAGCAGCAATAATATAGTTCTCCTGTTTCCTATTTGAATGGGTTTGGTGTAACATGCTTGGATGAGTTATTTGAGCCCAAATCGATTTctcaaaaacaacaacaacaaaaaacacaccatACAATTACATTCCTATTACGGTCATTTAAGGTTTCAATATTTTCCGGAGATAAAGGAAATTTGACGTGAATGAATGATTTCCGTAGAAATGGCCAACGGCGCGATCCCGGGCGGGGATGCAGGACTAGGGACAGAGCGGGACTAGGGGCTGGGCGGGACGCTACCCCTGTTGGCATTCTCAGCCGGGCGTTTCGGGCCGGGAAGGACAGCCGACAGGAGAGGGAGCGAGGCAGAGCTCGCGGGGCTGCCGGAGAAGCGGTCACTCCGCTGCTCCCTCTGGGGAAAGGGTCACAGCCACCGCTTCCCGGTATGAAAAGAGTCACCCCACGGCTCCGCCTGGGAAAGGGGGCACCCCACGGCTCCCCCTGGGAAAAGGGTCACCCCACGGCTCCCGCCGGACAGGGGTACCCGCGGCTCCCGCCGGACAGGGACACCCCACGGCTCCCTCCGGACAGGGACACCCGCGGCTCCCTCCGGACAGGGACACCCGCGGCTCCACGCTGGACAGGGACACCCGCGGCTCCCTCCGGACAGGGACACCCGCGGCTCCCGCCGGACAGGGACACCCGCGGCTCCCTCCGGGCAGGGACACCCGCGGCTCCACGCTGGACAGGGACACCCGCGGCTCCCTCCGGACAGGGACACCCCACGGCTCCCGCCGGACAGGGACACCCGCGGCTCCCTCCGGACAGGGACACCCGCCGCTCCCTCCGGACAGGAGTACCCCCGGCTCCCTCCGGACAGGGACAACCCGCGGCTCCCTCCGGACAGGGACACCGGCGGCTCCCTCCGGACAGGGACACCCGCGGCTCCGCGCCGCTGCCCGCGCCCCGCACGGTCCGTGAGCGGAGGGCGCCATCGCGCGGGCAGCCGCGCACCTGCGGCCGCcgtggggccggggccgcgccgtGCCCCGCTGGCCGGGAGGGGACAACCCGCGCCGAGCCGCGGGCTCCCGGGCCCGGCTGAGAGACAGGGAGCGGGAGAGGGCTGCCCGCTGCTCCTCTTCACCTGGCCTTGGGCGCTGGTGGGgtttgtggtggggttttgtttgtttgtttgtttccttagTCGCTACTCGGCGGCAGCGGGTGTAAACACGGGCTTCTCTAGAAACTCGCGTGGCAAGGATTGTGTGAATGGCGTCAGTACGAACGCGCTCCGCCTAAAGAACGGGAAAAAACATTCCTTCTCTCCAAAGAGACAAGAGACACACAGGtaatacattttaaagctgTGGTTGTTTTCACTTTAGAAAAGCTactttcagctgcttttgatAGATATAGCTGCGTTTCATCTCCTCCATCCCCACTCCCCTAGATCCTTACAGAAAGTATGAAGACGCCTGGAATAAAAGGCATCAGCAGCACAGCGGTAGAGATATGcacaaaacaaagctgaagCTGCAGACCCCACACAGagaccctgtgccaccctggtAGTACTGTGCATGCAGCAGCAATGTCAGGATGGTTtgtaaaaaaatgcatcttctaAGCTCTCATTTATGGTGAGTaactcacacacagctcacgCCAATAAAAGTTCCAAAGCATCTCACTCTACGTCACAGGGTTGTGTG contains:
- the ADCYAP1 gene encoding pituitary adenylate cyclase-activating polypeptide; protein product: MCSKAILALLVYGIIMHCSVYCSPAAGLQYPALRLEDEVYDEDGNTLQDFAYDHEPLGIANPSSMIGEMYTLYYPPEKRHADGIFNKAYRKLLGQLSARKYLHSLMAKRVGGASGGLGDDAEPLTKRHIDGIFTDSYSRYRKQMAVKKYLAAVLGKRYKQRVKNKGRRVAYL